The Acidobacteriota bacterium genome segment CCCCTGAGGCCTTGGCCGCATCGTCCGGGACATAAGGCTCCAGAATCCGCCGCAGATCGTCCGTGTTTCCTCCGGATCCATCCGTCGAACCCTCTTCGAGAATGAATTTTGTCAGGGCGGCAAGAAGCGGAATCTCATGTCCGGCCCGGGCTTTAAGATTCAGGGCGACATGACGTTTGATGCTTATGGGTCCGGCACCGAAGTAAGCCAGACGGGCGCCGTTTCTGAGGGCTTTGAACACCTCGACCCAGACGATCGGGTGGGTGTCGGAAATATCGGTTCCGAAGAGAACGATGGTCCGGGCTTGGGAAATCTCCTTGAATCGAAACGTCGGGCAAGACGTTCCCTCGGATGTCGCCGCCCAGGCGCCGATTTCCGATGCGTCGGCGAATTTGGCCGATTGAAAGATCTCTTCGATCGTTCCCTGGGAGGAGACCGTCACGGCTTTCTCTTCGGGCCGGTGTTGTTTCCAAAACCCGGCGGCTTTCTCGAAAGCCTCGTCCCAGCCTGCGGGAACGAGGGCCCCGTTTTTCCGGACATGGGGTTCAAGAATTCGGTTGGGGCTTGCGGCGGAGGCGCGCAAAACGAAACGCCCCTTGACGCAGGCCTGGCCGGAATTGGCCGGTCCGTCCGCCGCCGGAGATATCGAAATGATCCGGCCGTCGCGGATCCCGGCCTCGACTTCACAGCCCATGCCGCAGAGCGGGCAGACGGCCCGAGCCGTCCGGTCGGGCAGGAGTTCCGGCCGGGCGGCCCGTTCCGTCAGCGCGCCGGTCGGACAGACATCCACGCAGGCGCCGCAGAATCGGCAGCCGGAATCGAGCAGCGTCCGATCCTGGGGGGTGCCGACAATGGCGCTGGAGCCCCGTTCGACGAAGGCGATGGTTGCGGCCCCCCGGACATCATGGCATACCCGCACGCAACGTCCGCAGAGGATGCAGAGGTTGAAGTTTCTGTCGATGAAGGGGTCGTCTTTCCGGACCTCGAGATTTCTGTAAATCGAGGGATGGCGGACCCGGTCGATGCCGACGGCTTCCACGACGTCCTGAAGTTCGCAGCGGCCGTTGTTGGAACACAGCACGCATCCCGTCACCTCGCCGACTTTCCGTGCGGTCGACTTGAAATCGTCGCAGTCCGTCTTTTCGGCGCAGACGAGGCAGGCGTTCGGATGTTCGGACAGGATGAGTTCGAGGATGTTGCGGCGGAGTGCGTCGAGATCGGCGCTTCGGGTCACAACCTCCATCCCGTCGCCCGCCTGGGTTGCGCAGGCGGGAACATAGCCGTTCCGGCCCTTGATTTCGACGAGACACAGGCGGCAGCCGGCGTAGGGATGAAGTCCGGGGTTGTCGCAGAGCGAAGGGATGCGGATCCCGTTCGCGCGGGCCAATTCCAGCAGATTGGGTCGGCCCTCGAAGGTTAAGGCGCGGCCGTCGATGGTGATGTTCATGATGTCGTCGCTCGGGTCGCTTCAGGAACAAGCGCCCGCCCTTTCTCTCCGGTGAGTTTGGATACGGCCCCGATTTTGACGGGACAGGCCGTAAAACAGGCGCCGCATTTGATGCAGAGCGCCTGATCGATGACGTGGACTTTCTTTCGCTCTCCGGCAATGGCGTTCACCGGGCAGGCTTTCAGGCAGAGAAGGCATCCGACGCATTTTTCGGGATCGATGGCGAAGGAAATGAGATTCTTGCAGACCCGCGCGGGGCAGGTTTTGTCCTCGATATGGGCCCGGTATTCGTCGCGGAAATACCGCAGGGTCGAGAGAACGGGATTGGGCGCCGTCTGGCCCAGTCCGCACAGGGAGCCACGTTTGACCGTCCAGGCCAGCTCCTCCAGCTTTTCGATGTCGCCGGGGCGGCCCTCGCCCGCGGCGATTCCGGCCAGGATCTCGGCCATCCGGCGCGTTCCGATCCGGCACGGCGCGCACTTGCCGCAGGATTCTTCCTGGGTGAAGCGCAGGAAATACAGGGCGATGTCGACCATGCAGGTGTCTTCGTCCATGACGATCATGCCGCCCGAGCCCATCATGGCGCCGGCCCGGGTCAGGCTTTCATAGTCGACCGGCAGATCCAGGAGTTCGGTGGGGATGCAGCCCCCCGAGGGGCCGCCGATCTGGACGGCCTTGAACTTGCGCCCGTTGGGAATGCCGCCGCCGATGTTGTTGACGATTTCGTCGAGGCGGATGCCCATGGGCACCTCGACAAGGCCGGTGTTGTTGATCTTGCCGACCAGCGAGAAAACCTTGGTTCCCTTGCTCGTCTCCGTGCCCAAGCCGGCAAACCAGGCTGCTCCCCGGCGGATGATGGAGGGAACGTTGGCCCAGGTTTCGACGTTGTTGATCGTCGTCGGTTGTCCCCAAAGCCCGCTCTGAGCCGGGTAGGGCGGCCGTTGCCGCGGTGCGGCGCGCTGGCCCTCGATCGAGGCGATGAGGGCCGTTTCCTCTCCGGAAACGAAAGCGCCGGCGCCTCTCACGATCTCGACGTCGAAATCGAATCCCGAACCGAGGATGTTTTCTCCCAGCAGGCCGAATTCCCTGGCACTGCGAATGGCAATGTCAAGACGCTGAATGGCCAGGGGATATTCGTTCCGGATGTAGATGAAACCCCGGGCGGCGCTGATGGCCCGGGCTGCGATGACCATGCCCTCAAGAACGGCATGGGGGTCGGCTTCGAGAACGGACCGGTCCATGAAGGCTCCCGGGTCGCCCTCGTCGCCGTTGCAGATCAGGTATTTGGGCGAAGCTTTTTCCTTCCGGCACAGATCCCACTTTTTTCCGGTGGGAAACCCGGCGCCGCCCCGGCCGCGGAGTCCCGAGGCGCTGATTTCCGCAATGATCTCTTCGGGCGTCATTTCCGTCAGGGCCTTGGCCATGGCCTGGTAACCGTCGTAGGCAATGTACTCCTCGATTTTTTCCGGATCGATGCGGCCCCGGTTGCGAAGAACGATGAGGCGTTGATGCCGGAAGAATTCGATGTCGGCCATCTTGGGAACAGGCTTGGTGTCGGCCGGAGGCGTATACATGAGCCGGGCGACCGGTCGGCCTTTGATCAGGTGTTCCTCGACGAGCAGGGGAATGTCGTCGACGGAGAGTCTCTGGTAAAAGATGTCGTCGGGACGCACGAGAACGATGGGCCCTTTCTCGCAGAACCCGTTGCAGCCCGTCGCCACGACCAGGATCTCGTCGGCCAGCCCGCGCCGTTCAATTTCCTTCTTGAGGGCTGTTTTGACGTCGAAAGCTCCGCACGAGACGCATCCCGTTCCGGCGCAAACCAGGAGATGAGCGCGATGGTGTTTCAATGGTATCCTCAATACATGGTTTCGCTGCCGACGGCCAGGGCGTATTCGGCGACAATCCGGCCGTCCAGGACGTGTTCGGCGATGACCCGCCGCATCTTGTCCGGGGTGAGCCGAACATACTTGACGGGAGGCTGGTCCTTGATTTCGACGGTGGCCATGGGTTCGCGGTTGCAGAGCCCGGCGCAACCCGAGGTGGTCACGATGACGTCCTGAAGACCCCGGCTGCGGATCTCTTCCAGGAGGGTTTCCATGATATCCCTGGCCCCGGCGGCGATGCCGCAGGTGCCCATGTGAACCGTCACCTTGGCCCGGCCGGCGCCGTCGCGCAGAACGGTCAG includes the following:
- a CDS encoding (2Fe-2S) ferredoxin domain-containing protein gives rise to the protein MTKKLTIQDLAAMRDKTRSLTVLRDGAGRAKVTVHMGTCGIAAGARDIMETLLEEIRSRGLQDVIVTTSGCAGLCNREPMATVEIKDQPPVKYVRLTPDKMRRVIAEHVLDGRIVAEYALAVGSETMY
- the nuoF gene encoding NADH-quinone oxidoreductase subunit NuoF; its protein translation is MKHHRAHLLVCAGTGCVSCGAFDVKTALKKEIERRGLADEILVVATGCNGFCEKGPIVLVRPDDIFYQRLSVDDIPLLVEEHLIKGRPVARLMYTPPADTKPVPKMADIEFFRHQRLIVLRNRGRIDPEKIEEYIAYDGYQAMAKALTEMTPEEIIAEISASGLRGRGGAGFPTGKKWDLCRKEKASPKYLICNGDEGDPGAFMDRSVLEADPHAVLEGMVIAARAISAARGFIYIRNEYPLAIQRLDIAIRSAREFGLLGENILGSGFDFDVEIVRGAGAFVSGEETALIASIEGQRAAPRQRPPYPAQSGLWGQPTTINNVETWANVPSIIRRGAAWFAGLGTETSKGTKVFSLVGKINNTGLVEVPMGIRLDEIVNNIGGGIPNGRKFKAVQIGGPSGGCIPTELLDLPVDYESLTRAGAMMGSGGMIVMDEDTCMVDIALYFLRFTQEESCGKCAPCRIGTRRMAEILAGIAAGEGRPGDIEKLEELAWTVKRGSLCGLGQTAPNPVLSTLRYFRDEYRAHIEDKTCPARVCKNLISFAIDPEKCVGCLLCLKACPVNAIAGERKKVHVIDQALCIKCGACFTACPVKIGAVSKLTGEKGRALVPEATRATTS
- a CDS encoding molybdopterin-dependent oxidoreductase — encoded protein: MNITIDGRALTFEGRPNLLELARANGIRIPSLCDNPGLHPYAGCRLCLVEIKGRNGYVPACATQAGDGMEVVTRSADLDALRRNILELILSEHPNACLVCAEKTDCDDFKSTARKVGEVTGCVLCSNNGRCELQDVVEAVGIDRVRHPSIYRNLEVRKDDPFIDRNFNLCILCGRCVRVCHDVRGAATIAFVERGSSAIVGTPQDRTLLDSGCRFCGACVDVCPTGALTERAARPELLPDRTARAVCPLCGMGCEVEAGIRDGRIISISPAADGPANSGQACVKGRFVLRASAASPNRILEPHVRKNGALVPAGWDEAFEKAAGFWKQHRPEEKAVTVSSQGTIEEIFQSAKFADASEIGAWAATSEGTSCPTFRFKEISQARTIVLFGTDISDTHPIVWVEVFKALRNGARLAYFGAGPISIKRHVALNLKARAGHEIPLLAALTKFILEEGSTDGSGGNTDDLRRILEPYVPDDAAKASGVDPEDLRAFARLIAGKQPAVFLHGPDYAEDRGGAGTALQNLSLLVGARRLSLSEDCNSRGLAELRRLFPAGETTPENLIEAVKSNRIKALYLLDGGTGLEGVRPDVLIGQGAFWTDALREADVVFPGTTALETAGSFVNAEGRIQAWDAALPPPGSARPDTEILAGLGHTLGFEGFAAADIPNIRKDLAARDGAFAGLADLAPGDPRDVFLQGSVETSSSFLPIDSPAAAGSRISGNPDIYKGWDPVREVKGLARVRNSPKKKVT